One Opitutia bacterium DNA segment encodes these proteins:
- a CDS encoding DUF5009 domain-containing protein, producing the protein MKPTERLVSLDAFRGATIAGMLLVNNPGTWSAIYPPLAHAQWHGWTLTDTIFPSFLWIVGVSLTLSTARRVEAGADRAQLFRHVLQRAAVIFGLGLLLAAFPFGLLPTHHFAPLSLRIPGVLQRIAVCYLVASAIFLRTGWRGQLVWAVALLLGYWALLTLVPVPGYGAGMIDQPKGNLAWWIDSHLLAGHTWSGAPAPGFDPEGILSTLPAIATVLCGTLAGYWLRGVRAPARTSLGLVVGGAVLLAIGAGWGSVFPINKNLWTSSYTVFMAGWAALWLGVFHWTIDVRGWRGWALPFTIYGMNALAMFVLAGLIGRLLTLIQWTGAGGARVTLKGAIYDNLFASWLSPLNASLAFAVSFVLVFLAIATAMWRRNWFIKV; encoded by the coding sequence ATGAAACCCACCGAACGTCTCGTTTCCCTCGACGCGTTCCGCGGGGCGACGATCGCGGGTATGTTGCTCGTGAACAATCCCGGCACGTGGAGCGCGATCTATCCGCCCTTGGCGCATGCGCAGTGGCACGGCTGGACGCTCACCGACACCATTTTTCCGAGCTTCCTCTGGATCGTCGGCGTGTCGCTCACGCTCTCCACGGCGCGCCGCGTCGAAGCCGGCGCGGATCGCGCGCAGCTGTTTCGCCACGTGCTGCAACGCGCGGCGGTGATCTTCGGGCTCGGGCTGCTGCTGGCGGCGTTTCCGTTCGGTTTGTTGCCGACGCATCACTTCGCGCCGTTGTCGTTGCGCATTCCCGGTGTGCTGCAGCGCATCGCGGTCTGCTACCTCGTCGCGAGCGCGATTTTTCTCCGCACCGGCTGGCGCGGACAGCTCGTGTGGGCGGTGGCGCTGTTGTTGGGTTATTGGGCGTTGCTCACGCTCGTGCCGGTGCCGGGCTACGGCGCGGGAATGATCGATCAACCGAAGGGCAATCTCGCGTGGTGGATCGATTCGCATCTGCTCGCGGGCCACACGTGGTCGGGCGCGCCGGCGCCGGGCTTCGATCCGGAAGGCATCCTCTCGACGTTGCCCGCGATCGCGACGGTGCTGTGCGGCACGCTCGCGGGCTACTGGTTGCGCGGCGTGCGAGCGCCCGCGCGGACGTCGCTTGGCCTCGTCGTGGGCGGCGCGGTGCTGCTGGCGATCGGGGCAGGGTGGGGCAGTGTTTTCCCGATCAACAAGAACCTCTGGACGAGTTCCTACACGGTTTTCATGGCGGGCTGGGCGGCGTTGTGGCTCGGCGTGTTTCACTGGACGATCGACGTGCGCGGATGGCGGGGCTGGGCGCTGCCGTTCACGATCTACGGGATGAACGCGCTCGCGATGTTCGTGCTCGCGGGACTGATCGGCCGGCTGCTCACGCTGATCCAATGGACGGGCGCGGGTGGCGCGCGTGTGACGCTGAAGGGTGCGATCTACGACAACTTGTTCGCGTCGTGGCTGAGTCCGCTGAACGCGTCGCTGGCGTTCGCGGTGAGCTTCGTGCTGGTGTTCCTCGCGATCGCGACGGCGATGTGGCGGCGCAATTGGTTCATCAAAGTGTGA
- a CDS encoding phosphodiester glycosidase family protein — translation MDARNLPRVFLLACALALVGVRAAEPIVYGTIETQTAAGPLRGFWAKIHLDAPRVHVGATEPLTPAAGDPAGTEVKLLPVNQWAQANGATLAINASFFAMINPKPGLGEDKVRYTTGAASDIRGLSKGEHGLVSPARVVGGRGDPALLVYADHARAAYATDADLADVRCAVAGIGPSDDGKQPGTLLVEAGRNLGATARVAPKVRHPRTAAGVTADGKTLILLTVEGRQPGYSVGATLPEMADLILELGAHDAVALDGGGSTSFYFKRADGSLITNKPSDGEWRPVGNHLGVWVQWPQAESKP, via the coding sequence ATGGACGCCCGTAATCTCCCCCGTGTTTTCCTCCTCGCGTGCGCGCTCGCGCTTGTCGGCGTCCGCGCGGCCGAGCCGATCGTCTACGGCACAATCGAGACGCAGACCGCCGCCGGCCCGTTGCGCGGCTTCTGGGCGAAGATCCATCTCGACGCGCCCCGCGTGCACGTCGGCGCCACCGAGCCGCTCACACCCGCCGCCGGCGATCCGGCGGGCACCGAGGTGAAACTCCTGCCGGTGAACCAGTGGGCGCAGGCCAACGGTGCGACGCTCGCCATCAACGCCAGCTTCTTCGCCATGATCAACCCGAAGCCCGGTCTCGGCGAAGACAAGGTGCGCTACACGACCGGCGCGGCGTCCGACATCCGTGGTTTGAGCAAGGGCGAACACGGACTCGTCTCGCCGGCCCGAGTTGTCGGTGGGCGCGGCGATCCGGCGTTGCTCGTCTACGCCGACCACGCGCGCGCCGCCTACGCGACGGATGCCGATCTCGCTGACGTGCGCTGCGCCGTCGCTGGCATCGGACCGAGCGACGACGGCAAGCAACCGGGCACGCTCCTCGTCGAAGCCGGCCGCAATCTCGGCGCGACGGCGCGCGTCGCCCCGAAAGTCCGGCATCCGCGCACGGCGGCTGGCGTCACGGCTGACGGCAAGACACTGATTCTTCTCACGGTCGAGGGCCGCCAGCCCGGCTACAGCGTCGGAGCCACGTTGCCCGAGATGGCCGATCTCATCCTCGAACTAGGCGCGCACGACGCCGTGGCGCTGGACGGCGGTGGCTCGACGTCATTCTACTTCAAGCGCGCCGATGGCTCGTTGATCACCAACAAGCCGAGCGATGGCGAGTGGCGCCCGGTCGGCAATCACCTCGGCGTGTGGGTGCAGTGGCCGCAGGCCGAATCGAAACCATGA
- the dacB gene encoding D-alanyl-D-alanine carboxypeptidase/D-alanyl-D-alanine-endopeptidase gives MTLLPRLLLVLVAFTTALLRAASLQDEITAFVSQPRFEGAIWGVKIVSLDSGATLAEFQPRVRQSPASNSKLYTGAMALAHLGGYYRIRTPLLATAAVQPDGTLPGDLVIAGRGDPSWGAREKPQEFWSVFQPFVDALRRAGVKHIRGDVVADGTWLRQPPDGESWSVDDMRNDFGAEISGVTLCDNFVELRVTPGAKAGEPCTFEVLEPLSGLTFVNRTETLDADAKPSRGVDTRRIFGTQTVEIVGALAVGAKSVKTEAPVFRPAQWFAAALKEALGRAGIAVDGQARSAIWPEPPVRADITLGALESPPLRDLVAGFMKPSQNLETDLIFSHLGELRRTSTTPATQRSDELAVEALEGFMVECGVPAKQVIFDEGSGLSRNNLTTAEATVSLLRYMARHGESEAFAASLPIAGRDGSLRNRMRGTAAENNVRAKTGGLRWSATLSGYATTAAGERVAFSFMLNRHVGTPDRPARAELDELAVMLANHGRP, from the coding sequence ATGACGCTCTTGCCCCGGCTCCTTCTCGTGTTGGTTGCGTTCACCACCGCGCTGCTCCGCGCCGCCTCGCTTCAGGATGAAATCACCGCGTTCGTGTCCCAGCCGCGTTTCGAGGGCGCGATTTGGGGCGTGAAAATCGTGTCGCTCGACAGCGGCGCCACGCTCGCCGAGTTCCAGCCGCGCGTGCGCCAGAGCCCGGCGTCGAACTCGAAGCTCTACACCGGCGCGATGGCCCTCGCGCATCTCGGCGGCTACTACCGCATCCGCACGCCGCTGCTCGCCACCGCCGCCGTCCAACCCGACGGCACGCTGCCGGGCGACCTCGTCATCGCGGGCCGCGGCGATCCCAGCTGGGGCGCGCGTGAGAAGCCGCAGGAATTCTGGTCGGTGTTCCAGCCGTTCGTCGACGCGCTGCGTCGCGCCGGTGTGAAACACATCCGCGGTGACGTCGTGGCCGATGGCACGTGGCTGCGCCAGCCGCCCGACGGGGAAAGTTGGTCCGTCGACGACATGCGCAACGACTTCGGCGCGGAGATCTCCGGCGTCACGCTCTGCGATAACTTCGTCGAGTTGCGCGTCACGCCCGGTGCTAAGGCGGGCGAACCGTGCACGTTCGAGGTGCTGGAGCCGCTGTCCGGTCTCACTTTTGTCAACCGCACCGAGACGCTCGACGCGGACGCGAAGCCATCGAGGGGCGTCGACACGCGGCGGATATTCGGCACGCAAACCGTCGAGATCGTCGGCGCGTTGGCTGTCGGCGCGAAGTCCGTGAAGACCGAGGCGCCCGTTTTCCGGCCGGCGCAGTGGTTTGCTGCGGCGCTCAAAGAAGCGCTGGGCCGTGCCGGGATCGCCGTCGACGGCCAGGCGCGGAGTGCGATTTGGCCCGAGCCGCCCGTCCGCGCTGACATCACTCTTGGCGCGCTCGAGTCGCCGCCGCTGCGCGACCTCGTCGCGGGCTTCATGAAGCCGTCGCAGAATCTCGAAACCGATCTCATTTTCTCCCACCTCGGCGAGCTGCGGCGCACATCCACGACGCCAGCGACGCAACGCAGCGACGAACTGGCGGTCGAGGCGCTCGAGGGCTTCATGGTTGAGTGCGGCGTGCCGGCGAAGCAGGTGATCTTCGACGAAGGCTCCGGTCTCTCGCGCAACAATCTCACCACCGCCGAGGCGACCGTCAGCCTGTTGCGCTACATGGCGCGGCACGGCGAGTCGGAGGCGTTCGCCGCCTCGCTGCCGATCGCGGGACGCGACGGCTCGTTGCGCAACCGCATGCGCGGCACTGCGGCCGAAAACAACGTCCGCGCCAAGACCGGCGGCCTGCGCTGGTCCGCGACGCTCTCCGGTTACGCAACGACCGCCGCCGGCGAGCGCGTGGCGTTCAGTTTCATGCTCAACCGCCACGTCGGCACGCCGGACCGCCCCGCGCGCGCCGAACTCGACGAACTCGCCGTGATGCTCGCCAACCATGGACGCCCGTAA
- a CDS encoding dipeptide epimerase: MSSPALVRELSFSALDIPLFVPFGISGGAQPAANNVLACVELADGTKGYGEAAPLPPYNGETQADALRALAAMRPLVLGRDATDWQAVASWARDAGGAQCGSAQCAFEMALLDALTRQRGQSLTQFFGGASTTLETDMTVTTGTAAQAAEDARAIRARGIRQIKVKVGGAKGPMHDLERVGAIAAAAPDAPLILDGNAGVSREHARELVKGLRAAKITPALLEQWLPKDDLNGMRALRDESGWLVAADEAACSGEDVARIADARAADVVNIKLMKAGVAAALEIVRVARERGIGLMIGGNVESILAMTFSACFACGHGGFQFADLDTPWFLSENPFEGGYVANGGMLSVAHIASGHGVVPRKK; encoded by the coding sequence GTGAGTTCCCCAGCGCTCGTTCGCGAGCTTTCCTTTTCTGCGCTCGATATTCCGTTGTTCGTTCCGTTCGGCATTTCCGGCGGCGCGCAACCGGCCGCCAACAACGTGTTGGCGTGCGTCGAACTCGCCGACGGCACCAAGGGCTATGGCGAAGCCGCGCCGCTCCCGCCCTACAACGGCGAGACGCAGGCCGACGCCCTCCGCGCGCTCGCCGCGATGCGCCCGCTCGTGCTGGGCCGCGATGCGACGGACTGGCAGGCGGTCGCCAGCTGGGCCCGCGACGCCGGCGGCGCGCAATGCGGATCCGCGCAGTGCGCTTTTGAGATGGCTTTGCTCGATGCGCTGACGCGTCAGCGCGGGCAGTCGCTCACGCAATTTTTTGGCGGCGCGAGCACCACGCTCGAGACCGACATGACGGTGACGACCGGCACCGCGGCGCAGGCGGCCGAGGACGCGCGGGCGATCCGCGCGCGCGGCATCCGCCAGATCAAGGTGAAGGTCGGCGGCGCGAAAGGGCCGATGCACGATCTCGAACGCGTCGGCGCGATCGCCGCGGCGGCGCCGGATGCGCCGCTCATCCTCGACGGCAACGCCGGCGTCTCCCGCGAGCACGCCCGCGAGCTCGTGAAGGGGCTGCGCGCCGCGAAGATCACTCCCGCGCTGCTCGAGCAATGGCTGCCGAAGGACGACTTGAACGGCATGCGCGCTTTGCGCGACGAGAGCGGCTGGCTCGTCGCGGCCGACGAGGCGGCGTGCTCCGGCGAGGATGTCGCGCGCATCGCCGACGCCCGCGCGGCCGACGTGGTGAACATCAAGTTGATGAAAGCCGGCGTGGCCGCGGCGCTGGAAATCGTGCGCGTCGCGCGCGAACGCGGCATCGGGCTGATGATCGGCGGCAACGTCGAGTCGATCCTCGCGATGACTTTCTCCGCGTGCTTCGCGTGCGGGCACGGGGGCTTCCAATTTGCGGACCTCGACACGCCTTGGTTCCTCTCTGAAAACCCGTTCGAGGGCGGTTACGTCGCGAACGGCGGCATGCTGTCGGTCGCCCACATCGCGTCGGGCCATGGCGTAGTTCCGCGTAAGAAATGA
- a CDS encoding D-aminoacylase, which translates to MNRLGFWLAAALSFVAAHGADYDVIIVGGSVVDGTGRPAFTADVAIKDGKVAKIGEITGSATTRIDAHGLVVAPGFIDVHTHSDDLVERLPLSEHFLKMGVTSIVVGNCGVSNASVGDFFARLEKNGVSPNVATLIGHNTVRKAAMGGIFDRAPTVAELAEMKRLVDLAMKDGAVGLSTGLIYLPGTFAKTEEIVELAKSIAPYDGIYASHMRSESGKILEAIDELLRIAREAGVRAELSHIKLSGEKSWGQADKILAHLDEARAAGVRVKQDQYAYTASSTGISQLIPDEAFDGGHAKFVERLNDPAEKAKIVAKMKASIMGRGRMDYAYAVVASFRGDVTLNGMNIVEAARKLRGSDSLEDQIEVILEIERRGGASGVFHGMSEEDLKKFMAHPQTMIASDSGERVFGEGVPHPRGYGNNARVLGRYVRELHVITLEDTVRKMTSLPAEHFQLRGRGVLREGNWADVAIFDPAKIGDPSTYKDPHHYAVGVPFVLVNGVVVIRDGEHTRAKPGMALRHVAPTSAR; encoded by the coding sequence ATGAATCGACTCGGTTTCTGGCTCGCGGCGGCGTTGAGTTTCGTGGCGGCGCACGGTGCCGACTACGATGTGATCATCGTCGGCGGAAGCGTAGTCGACGGAACGGGACGACCGGCCTTCACGGCCGATGTCGCGATCAAGGACGGCAAGGTCGCGAAGATCGGCGAAATCACGGGCAGCGCGACGACCCGCATCGACGCGCACGGCCTCGTGGTCGCGCCCGGCTTCATCGACGTGCACACGCACTCGGACGATCTCGTCGAGCGGCTGCCGCTCTCGGAGCACTTCCTGAAGATGGGCGTGACGAGCATCGTCGTCGGCAACTGCGGCGTCTCGAACGCGAGCGTCGGCGATTTTTTCGCGCGCTTGGAGAAGAACGGCGTGTCGCCGAACGTCGCGACGCTCATCGGCCACAACACGGTGCGGAAAGCGGCGATGGGCGGGATTTTCGATCGGGCACCGACGGTGGCGGAATTGGCGGAGATGAAGCGGCTCGTCGATCTGGCGATGAAGGACGGTGCGGTGGGACTTTCGACGGGATTGATTTATCTGCCGGGCACGTTCGCCAAGACGGAGGAAATCGTGGAACTCGCGAAATCGATCGCACCCTACGACGGCATCTACGCGAGCCATATGCGCTCGGAGAGCGGCAAGATTCTCGAGGCGATCGATGAGTTGCTGCGCATCGCCCGCGAGGCCGGCGTGCGCGCGGAGTTGTCGCACATCAAACTCTCCGGCGAGAAATCGTGGGGCCAAGCCGACAAGATTCTCGCGCATCTCGACGAAGCGCGCGCGGCCGGCGTGCGCGTGAAGCAGGACCAGTATGCCTACACGGCGTCGAGCACGGGGATCAGCCAGCTGATCCCGGACGAGGCGTTCGACGGCGGGCACGCGAAGTTCGTGGAGCGTCTGAACGACCCGGCGGAGAAGGCGAAGATCGTCGCGAAGATGAAGGCGAGCATCATGGGACGCGGGCGGATGGACTATGCGTATGCGGTCGTGGCTTCGTTCCGCGGCGATGTGACGCTGAACGGGATGAACATCGTCGAAGCGGCGCGGAAGTTGCGTGGCTCGGATTCGCTGGAGGATCAGATTGAGGTGATCCTGGAGATCGAGCGGCGTGGCGGCGCGAGTGGCGTGTTCCACGGGATGAGCGAGGAGGATTTGAAGAAGTTCATGGCACATCCGCAGACGATGATCGCGTCGGACAGCGGCGAACGCGTGTTCGGCGAAGGCGTCCCCCACCCGCGTGGCTACGGCAACAACGCGCGCGTGCTCGGGCGCTATGTGCGCGAGTTGCACGTGATCACGCTCGAGGATACCGTGCGCAAGATGACGAGTTTGCCGGCCGAGCATTTTCAGCTGCGCGGGCGCGGCGTGTTGCGCGAAGGCAACTGGGCGGACGTGGCGATTTTCGATCCGGCGAAGATCGGCGATCCGTCGACCTACAAGGATCCGCATCACTACGCGGTCGGCGTGCCGTTCGTGCTCGTGAATGGCGTGGTGGTCATCCGCGACGGCGAACACACTCGCGCGAAGCCGGGCATGGCGCTGAGGCACGTCGCGCCGACGAGCGCGCGTTAA
- the atpC gene encoding ATP synthase F1 subunit epsilon — MSLTLEIVTPEAKVYTDTIDSVVIPTVEGEIGILPGHIPLLTQVASGELRVAKGAETQFLAISGGFAQIEGDSVRVLAENAITEEKIDENAVESAMKRAEQQLAEAKTMDPQELEHLQNLVRYSGVQLALKRRKR, encoded by the coding sequence ATGTCTCTCACACTCGAAATCGTCACCCCGGAAGCGAAGGTCTACACCGACACCATCGACTCCGTCGTCATTCCGACGGTCGAGGGCGAGATCGGCATCCTCCCCGGCCACATCCCGCTGCTCACGCAAGTCGCCTCCGGCGAACTGCGCGTGGCGAAGGGGGCGGAGACGCAGTTCCTCGCGATCAGCGGCGGCTTCGCCCAGATCGAAGGCGACTCCGTCCGCGTCCTCGCCGAGAATGCGATCACCGAGGAGAAGATCGACGAGAACGCCGTCGAGTCCGCGATGAAGCGCGCCGAGCAACAGCTCGCCGAAGCCAAGACGATGGACCCGCAGGAACTCGAACACCTGCAAAATCTCGTTCGCTACAGCGGCGTGCAGCTCGCCCTCAAGCGCCGCAAGCGCTGA
- the atpD gene encoding F0F1 ATP synthase subunit beta, which yields MSNQGKIVQVIGAVVDVQFAENTVPPIYQALTVDFTAAGKKEHLTLEVQQHLGEGLVRTIAMSSSEGLVRGMPVVDTGAPISVPVGEGVLGRIFDVTGKAVDEKGPVPFTKTYPIHRPAPLLVDQDVKASILETGIKVIDLICPFIKGGKAGAFGGAGVGKTVVILELINNIAKAHGGYSVFAGVGERSREGNDLYHEMSDAGVINQKDISKSKVALVYGQMNEPPGARMRVALSALAMAEYFRDEKNQDVLLFIDNIFRFSQAGSEVSALLGRSPSAVGYQPTLANEMGILQERIASTKKGSITSVQAVYVPADDLTDPAPANTFAHLDSTIVLERSIAELGIYPAVDPLASVSKALQSDVVGEEHYKVAREVQRVLQRYKDLQDIIAILGLDELSPEDKLTVYRARKIQRFLSQPFAVAEVFTGTPGKYVPVKETVRGFKMILDGQLDDVAETDFYMKGGIDEVLAAAGKK from the coding sequence ATGAGCAACCAAGGCAAAATCGTCCAAGTCATCGGCGCCGTCGTCGACGTGCAGTTCGCCGAGAACACCGTGCCGCCCATCTATCAGGCCCTCACGGTCGACTTCACCGCCGCCGGCAAGAAGGAGCACCTCACGCTCGAGGTGCAGCAGCACTTGGGCGAAGGCCTCGTGCGCACCATCGCGATGTCCTCTTCCGAAGGCCTCGTGCGCGGCATGCCCGTCGTCGACACCGGCGCGCCGATCTCGGTGCCGGTCGGCGAGGGCGTTCTCGGCCGCATCTTCGACGTCACCGGCAAGGCCGTGGACGAGAAGGGCCCGGTTCCGTTCACCAAGACCTACCCGATTCACCGTCCGGCTCCGCTCCTCGTCGACCAGGACGTCAAGGCCTCGATCCTCGAAACCGGCATCAAGGTCATCGACCTCATCTGCCCCTTCATCAAGGGCGGCAAGGCCGGCGCGTTTGGCGGTGCGGGCGTCGGCAAGACGGTCGTCATTCTCGAACTCATCAACAACATCGCCAAGGCGCACGGCGGTTACTCCGTGTTCGCCGGCGTCGGTGAGCGTTCCCGCGAGGGCAACGACCTCTACCACGAAATGTCCGACGCGGGCGTCATCAACCAGAAGGACATCTCCAAGTCCAAGGTCGCGCTCGTCTACGGCCAGATGAACGAACCCCCGGGCGCCCGTATGCGCGTCGCCCTCTCGGCGCTCGCGATGGCGGAGTATTTCCGCGACGAGAAGAACCAGGACGTGCTGCTCTTCATCGACAACATCTTCCGTTTCTCGCAAGCCGGCTCCGAAGTGTCTGCGCTCCTCGGCCGCTCCCCGTCCGCCGTCGGTTACCAGCCGACGCTCGCGAACGAAATGGGTATTCTCCAAGAGCGCATCGCCTCGACGAAGAAGGGCTCCATCACCTCCGTGCAGGCCGTCTACGTTCCCGCGGACGACCTGACCGACCCGGCGCCCGCGAACACCTTCGCGCACTTGGACTCCACCATCGTGCTCGAGCGTTCGATCGCCGAACTCGGCATTTATCCCGCGGTCGACCCGCTCGCCTCCGTCTCGAAGGCCCTCCAGTCCGACGTCGTCGGCGAGGAACACTACAAGGTCGCCCGCGAAGTTCAGCGCGTGCTCCAACGCTACAAGGACCTGCAGGACATCATCGCGATTCTCGGTCTCGATGAGCTCTCCCCCGAGGACAAGCTCACCGTCTACCGCGCCCGCAAGATCCAGCGCTTCCTCTCGCAGCCGTTCGCGGTCGCCGAAGTCTTCACCGGCACGCCGGGCAAATACGTCCCCGTCAAGGAGACCGTCCGCGGCTTCAAGATGATCCTCGACGGCCAGCTCGACGACGTCGCCGAAACCGACTTCTACATGAAGGGTGGCATCGACGAAGTCCTCGCCGCGGCGGGAAAGAAATAA
- the atpG gene encoding ATP synthase F1 subunit gamma: MASTRDIRRRIKSVKNTRQITKAMELVAASKMKKAQQAAMAGRPYAQLMADMLAALAGRVDESLHPFLVKREVKTRGILVISTDKGLCGPLNANLFKLILDVKTPAKFVAIGRKGAQFLGRTKRDMVADFTVTDRVGFAEVKPVIEFMMQMYLEGTIDTIEVIYPRFKNTLVQEPTLRPLLPLTNVRDFVDHLRSESGHSAKHDDRDMLFEPSAQAVLEALLPFYVNRYVYQLALSAKASEHSARMVAMKTAKDNATKLLGDLTLEYNKARQAGITQEILEIAAAQFSAQS; this comes from the coding sequence GTGGCTTCCACACGCGACATCCGCCGACGCATCAAGTCGGTCAAGAACACCCGCCAGATCACGAAGGCGATGGAGCTCGTCGCCGCATCGAAGATGAAGAAGGCGCAGCAGGCCGCGATGGCCGGCCGCCCCTACGCGCAGCTCATGGCCGACATGCTGGCCGCGCTCGCGGGCCGCGTCGACGAGTCGCTCCATCCGTTCCTTGTGAAGCGCGAGGTCAAAACCCGCGGCATCCTCGTCATCTCGACCGACAAGGGCCTCTGCGGTCCGCTCAACGCGAACCTCTTCAAGCTCATCCTCGACGTCAAAACGCCGGCGAAGTTCGTCGCCATCGGCCGCAAGGGCGCGCAGTTCCTCGGCCGCACCAAGCGCGACATGGTCGCCGACTTCACCGTCACCGACCGCGTCGGCTTCGCCGAAGTGAAGCCCGTCATCGAGTTCATGATGCAGATGTATCTCGAGGGGACGATCGACACCATCGAGGTCATCTATCCGCGCTTCAAGAACACGCTCGTGCAGGAGCCCACGCTCCGCCCGCTGCTCCCGCTCACGAACGTCCGCGACTTCGTCGACCACCTCCGCAGCGAATCCGGTCACAGCGCGAAGCACGACGATCGCGACATGCTCTTCGAGCCGAGCGCGCAGGCCGTTCTCGAAGCGCTGCTGCCGTTCTACGTGAACCGTTACGTCTACCAGCTCGCGCTCAGCGCGAAGGCTTCCGAGCACAGCGCGCGCATGGTCGCGATGAAGACTGCCAAGGACAACGCCACGAAGCTCCTCGGCGACCTCACCCTCGAATACAACAAGGCCCGCCAAGCCGGCATCACGCAGGAAATCCTCGAGATCGCCGCCGCCCAATTCTCGGCCCAATCGTAA
- a CDS encoding F0F1 ATP synthase subunit alpha, with protein MSNVIEQIEQQIAKLSSKAVKKNTGNIRTVADGVAKIEGLSDVMYNEMVQFPGGAIGIALNLEEDEVGCVVLGDVSSLKEGDEVSTTGKLLSVPVGKALLGRVVDALGRPVDGKGPIDAKEFYPVEKIAPGIIVRKSVSQPLFTGIMAIDSMIPIGRGQRELIIGDRGTGKTTICIDTIINQARINKVGLASGNKDFRPVYSIYVAVGQKQSNIARTIAALEAADALQYTVIVTAPAADNPANQYLAPFSGAAIGEWFMENGMDALIVYDDLSKHAVAYRQISLILKRPSGREAYPGDVFYLHSRLLERAARLSGKGSLTALPIIETQAGDVSAYIPTNVISITDGQIFLETDLFNQGIRPAVSVGLSVSRVGSSAQIKVTKQVGGKLKGELAQFRELAAFAQFGSDLDAKTKATLDRGSRIVELFKQPQLNPISIEVQASVLWALQKNYFESIDVKNIVGAANSLREFFTTRKDALLTTIRTKAALDAEIEAGLKTACDEWKSTFAAK; from the coding sequence ATGAGCAACGTCATCGAACAAATCGAACAACAGATCGCCAAGCTGTCCTCCAAGGCGGTCAAGAAGAACACCGGCAACATTCGCACCGTCGCCGACGGCGTGGCCAAGATCGAAGGCCTCTCCGACGTGATGTATAACGAGATGGTGCAGTTCCCCGGTGGCGCCATCGGCATCGCGCTCAACCTCGAAGAAGACGAGGTCGGCTGCGTCGTGCTCGGCGACGTTTCCTCGCTGAAGGAAGGCGACGAAGTCTCCACCACCGGCAAGCTCCTCTCCGTTCCCGTCGGCAAGGCGCTCCTCGGCCGCGTGGTCGACGCGCTCGGCCGCCCCGTCGACGGCAAGGGCCCGATCGACGCCAAGGAATTCTATCCCGTCGAGAAGATCGCCCCCGGCATCATCGTCCGTAAGTCCGTTTCGCAGCCGCTCTTCACCGGCATCATGGCGATCGACTCGATGATCCCGATCGGCCGCGGCCAGCGCGAGCTCATCATCGGCGACCGCGGCACCGGCAAGACCACGATCTGCATCGACACGATCATCAACCAGGCCCGCATCAACAAGGTCGGCCTCGCGTCGGGCAACAAGGACTTTCGCCCGGTCTACTCGATCTACGTCGCCGTCGGCCAGAAGCAGTCGAACATCGCGCGCACCATCGCCGCCCTCGAGGCCGCCGATGCGCTGCAATACACCGTCATCGTCACCGCTCCCGCCGCCGACAACCCCGCCAACCAATACCTCGCTCCGTTCTCCGGCGCGGCCATCGGCGAGTGGTTCATGGAAAATGGCATGGATGCGCTGATCGTTTACGACGATCTCTCCAAGCACGCCGTCGCCTACCGCCAGATCTCGCTCATTCTGAAGCGCCCCTCCGGCCGCGAAGCGTATCCGGGCGACGTGTTCTATCTCCACAGCCGCCTCCTCGAGCGCGCCGCGCGTCTCTCCGGCAAGGGCTCGCTCACCGCGCTCCCGATCATCGAGACCCAGGCGGGCGACGTCTCGGCCTACATCCCGACCAACGTCATCTCGATCACCGACGGCCAGATCTTCCTCGAAACCGACCTCTTCAACCAAGGCATCCGTCCCGCGGTGTCCGTCGGTCTCTCCGTTTCGCGCGTCGGTTCGTCCGCGCAGATCAAGGTCACCAAGCAGGTCGGTGGTAAACTCAAGGGCGAGCTCGCCCAGTTCCGCGAACTCGCGGCCTTCGCGCAGTTCGGCTCCGACCTCGACGCCAAGACCAAGGCCACCCTCGACCGCGGCTCCCGCATCGTCGAACTCTTCAAGCAGCCGCAGCTCAACCCGATCTCGATCGAAGTGCAGGCGTCCGTCCTATGGGCGCTCCAGAAAAACTACTTCGAGTCCATCGACGTGAAGAACATCGTCGGCGCCGCCAACTCGCTCCGCGAATTTTTCACCACGCGCAAGGACGCCCTCCTCACCACCATCCGCACCAAAGCCGCCCTCGACGCCGAAATCGAAGCCGGCCTCAAGACCGCGTGCGACGAGTGGAAGTCCACCTTCGCCGCCAAGTAA